The following are encoded together in the Candidatus Tanganyikabacteria bacterium genome:
- a CDS encoding type II toxin-antitoxin system RelE/ParE family toxin, with product MLLEWSPAAIKDAAALQEQDRERVARAIERFAVTGHGDVTRLTGKDREMRLKVGPWRVRFKVEGDTMKIQRVLRRREDTYKV from the coding sequence GTGCTTCTTGAGTGGTCCCCGGCGGCTATCAAGGATGCGGCGGCACTCCAGGAGCAGGACCGAGAGCGAGTTGCACGGGCGATCGAGCGGTTTGCTGTAACCGGCCACGGTGACGTGACCCGTCTGACGGGCAAGGACAGGGAGATGCGGCTCAAGGTAGGTCCCTGGCGCGTCCGCTTCAAGGTGGAGGGCGACACGATGAAAATCCAGCGCGTCTTACGAAGGCGCGAGGACACGTACAAGGTCTGA
- a CDS encoding helix-turn-helix domain-containing protein: MGRPSKLTPEAAEIVATAIRAGASREAAAAQAGIARSTLYDWCKRGESGDEQFTWFSDTLKKAEADLEAKALAHILEAAGKSWQAAAWLLERRFPDRWGRRPPEDLAPLDPHEQGPVILPADSPEWREMAGYRDNHQEAPR, from the coding sequence ATGGGTAGGCCCTCGAAGCTGACACCTGAGGCAGCCGAGATCGTGGCGACTGCCATCCGGGCCGGCGCATCCCGCGAGGCCGCCGCGGCACAGGCCGGAATCGCCAGGAGCACCCTGTACGACTGGTGCAAGCGTGGCGAGAGCGGGGATGAGCAGTTCACCTGGTTTTCGGACACCCTCAAAAAAGCGGAGGCCGACCTCGAAGCCAAGGCCCTGGCGCACATCCTCGAAGCCGCCGGCAAGTCCTGGCAGGCCGCGGCCTGGCTCCTCGAACGGCGGTTCCCGGACAGATGGGGCCGGCGCCCGCCCGAGGACCTGGCCCCGCTCGACCCGCACGAGCAAGGCCCGGTCATCCTGCCGGCCGACTCGCCGGAGTGGCGGGAAATGGCCGGGTACCGCGACAACCACCAGGAGGCCCCCCGATGA